In Chryseobacterium gotjawalense, the following are encoded in one genomic region:
- a CDS encoding PDDEXK nuclease domain-containing protein: protein MLEKTDPHYKNWIVDLKHKIRQTQIKAAIKVNTALIELYWDLGKEIAGREFENSYGSGFFNLLSKDLRAEFPEIKGFSESNLKFCKRFYQFYNQDIAIRQQVVNELGNDENSNRQQVVNEFKNNHFSHHIFLIPWGHHVTLITKCKTPEEAHFYINKTIENGWSRAVLLNMISGKLIESQGKAITNFSKTLPDNQSELVKETLKDPYFFDFLNLSELFKEKELENALVDNISKFLIELGRGFAFVGKQVEIVVSDKSFFIDLLFYHIKLKRYVVIELKAGSFEPEFAGKLNFYVTAIDKKMRDENDNATIGLLICKDKDEIIAEYSLTDLQKPLGISSYELQKILPDDFKSYLPSIAMVEEELKKLENK from the coding sequence ATGCTTGAAAAAACAGACCCACATTACAAAAACTGGATTGTAGATTTAAAACACAAAATCCGGCAAACGCAAATAAAAGCCGCCATCAAAGTAAATACTGCTTTGATAGAATTGTATTGGGATTTGGGTAAGGAAATCGCTGGACGGGAATTTGAAAACTCTTATGGCTCTGGTTTTTTTAATCTTTTAAGTAAAGATTTACGGGCAGAATTTCCTGAGATTAAAGGTTTTTCAGAAAGCAACCTTAAATTCTGCAAAAGATTCTATCAATTTTATAATCAAGACATTGCAATTCGCCAACAAGTTGTTAACGAATTGGGAAATGATGAAAATTCAAATCGTCAACAAGTTGTTAACGAATTCAAAAACAATCATTTTTCACACCATATTTTCCTGATTCCCTGGGGGCATCATGTTACCTTAATTACAAAATGCAAAACTCCTGAAGAAGCTCATTTTTACATTAACAAAACCATAGAAAACGGCTGGAGCAGAGCTGTACTTCTGAATATGATTTCCGGGAAACTAATAGAAAGCCAGGGAAAAGCGATCACCAATTTTTCTAAAACACTACCAGATAACCAAAGCGAACTGGTAAAAGAAACATTGAAAGATCCTTACTTTTTTGATTTTCTAAACCTTTCTGAACTTTTTAAGGAAAAAGAACTGGAGAATGCTTTGGTAGATAATATCTCAAAGTTTTTAATTGAACTTGGGCGTGGTTTTGCCTTTGTTGGAAAACAGGTTGAGATTGTAGTAAGTGACAAATCATTTTTTATAGATTTGCTTTTTTACCACATCAAACTAAAAAGATATGTGGTCATCGAATTGAAAGCAGGGAGTTTTGAACCGGAATTTGCAGGGAAACTAAATTTCTACGTTACAGCAATAGACAAAAAAATGCGTGATGAAAACGATAATGCTACGATTGGCCTTTTAATCTGTAAAGACAAAGACGAAATAATCGCAGAATATTCCCTTACCGATTTACAAAAACCATTAGGGATTTCATCGTATGAACTCCAAAAAATATTACCTGACGACTTTAAATCATACCTTCCATCCATTGCAATGGTAGAGGAAGAACTTAAAAAATTAGAAAATAAATGA
- a CDS encoding rhodanese-like domain-containing protein, translating into MKLSPIINTEDLAALNRENVVIVDAGSGGSAYESYLHEHLDGALYVDLNNDLTQIPKNIKSGGRHPLPSLEKFAEVLMSLGITQDSQVIVYDNKNASIVME; encoded by the coding sequence ATGAAACTGTCACCAATTATCAACACTGAAGATTTAGCGGCTTTGAACAGAGAAAATGTCGTCATCGTGGACGCCGGAAGTGGTGGCTCTGCTTATGAGAGCTATTTGCATGAACATCTCGACGGAGCACTCTATGTGGATTTGAATAATGATTTAACCCAAATTCCCAAAAATATAAAAAGTGGCGGAAGACATCCTTTGCCCAGTTTGGAAAAATTTGCGGAAGTTTTAATGAGTTTGGGGATTACCCAGGATTCCCAGGTTATTGTGTATGACAATAAAAACGCTTCCATTGTCATGGAGTGA
- the nadB gene encoding L-aspartate oxidase, producing the protein MIKADVLVIGSGISGLSYAIKISERMPEAKIIIVTKADEDESNTKYAQGGLAVVTDFDKDNFQKHIDDTMRAGDGENNLEVVKMVVREGPERFKELVDWGTNFDQKDGHLMLGREGGHTENRIVHHKDITGAEIERALLVTVNKSPNIEIMAHHYVIDLITQHHVPNKIFDLEKIDCYGAYVLDEKNKEIRKITAKITLVATGGAGHVYKNTTNPIIATGDGIAFVHRARGKISNMQYYQFHPTALFSKRDGMLFLISEAVRGDGAKLRTKDGEKFMHKYDEREELASRDIVARAIDNELKISGDDYVGLDCREMNQEKFVEHFPNIYQKCLDEGIDPFTQLIPIVPACHYLMGGIDIDVDGQSSIKNLFAVGECTNSGLHGANRLASNSLLEGLVFGHNAALKTVELLKINDFNFEDLKAIPQWDEEGMKMMDEMVMISYLRRQLQEMMSDLVSIVRSNDRLALAKRKQQEIFEAVNELYNYSILSPKLSELRNLTNISYLIIKHSLMMKENKGAFYNKDLV; encoded by the coding sequence ATGATAAAAGCAGACGTACTCGTCATCGGATCAGGAATCTCCGGACTTTCTTATGCGATCAAAATTTCCGAAAGAATGCCCGAGGCAAAAATCATCATCGTCACCAAAGCCGATGAAGACGAAAGCAACACCAAATATGCACAGGGCGGATTGGCCGTAGTGACCGATTTCGACAAAGATAATTTTCAGAAACATATCGATGACACCATGAGAGCCGGCGATGGTGAGAACAATCTGGAAGTGGTGAAAATGGTCGTTCGGGAAGGCCCCGAAAGATTTAAAGAACTTGTGGATTGGGGAACTAATTTTGACCAAAAAGACGGTCACCTCATGCTTGGCAGAGAAGGCGGACACACCGAAAACCGCATCGTTCATCACAAAGATATTACCGGCGCTGAAATAGAACGCGCTTTATTGGTAACGGTGAACAAATCACCGAATATTGAAATCATGGCGCATCATTATGTCATCGATTTAATTACGCAACATCACGTTCCCAATAAAATTTTCGACCTTGAAAAAATCGACTGCTACGGCGCTTACGTTCTTGATGAAAAAAATAAAGAAATAAGGAAAATTACGGCGAAGATCACTCTGGTCGCAACCGGCGGGGCTGGTCATGTGTACAAAAACACCACCAATCCGATTATTGCAACCGGCGACGGAATTGCCTTTGTGCACAGAGCACGCGGGAAAATTTCGAACATGCAGTATTACCAGTTTCATCCCACCGCTTTATTTTCAAAAAGAGACGGAATGCTGTTTCTGATTTCAGAAGCTGTACGTGGCGATGGCGCAAAACTTAGAACGAAAGATGGTGAAAAATTCATGCACAAATATGATGAGCGCGAGGAATTAGCATCGCGGGACATTGTTGCCAGAGCCATTGATAATGAATTAAAGATTTCGGGCGATGATTATGTAGGCCTCGATTGCCGCGAAATGAATCAGGAAAAATTCGTCGAACATTTTCCCAATATTTATCAAAAATGTTTGGATGAAGGAATTGACCCTTTCACCCAACTCATCCCAATCGTTCCGGCATGTCACTATTTAATGGGCGGAATTGATATCGATGTGGATGGGCAAAGTTCCATTAAAAATTTATTTGCCGTAGGAGAATGTACCAATTCCGGCTTGCACGGCGCTAACCGACTGGCTTCAAACTCTTTACTGGAAGGCCTTGTTTTCGGTCACAACGCGGCTTTGAAAACAGTCGAACTCTTAAAAATCAATGATTTCAACTTTGAAGATTTGAAAGCAATTCCGCAATGGGACGAAGAGGGCATGAAAATGATGGACGAAATGGTGATGATTTCCTACCTTCGGAGACAGTTGCAGGAAATGATGAGCGATTTGGTAAGTATCGTGCGATCAAATGACCGCTTGGCCTTGGCAAAGAGAAAACAACAGGAAATCTTCGAAGCTGTGAATGAACTGTACAACTACTCGATTCTGTCGCCAAAACTTTCGGAACTGAGAAATCTGACCAATATTTCCTATTTGATTATCAAACATTCATTAATGATGAAGGAGAACAAAGGCGCTTTTTATAATAAGGATTTGGTGTAA
- a CDS encoding NAD(P)H-dependent oxidoreductase, whose amino-acid sequence MNYLEALNKRYSVKKFDPEKTVSSDVLFRILEAARLSASSLGLQPYRLLIVQSPEMKKELIPAFYNPSQISTCSHLIVIVSKNNIGNEYIGNYFNHISETREVPLESLNPFKESISKHIQHLDSEEVMIWADKQSYIVLGNLMFAAALENVDTCPMEGFNHEKIDAVLGIDTEKEKVAVTLALGYRSEEDQFQNLKKVRKPDAKLFKFI is encoded by the coding sequence ATGAATTACCTTGAAGCACTCAACAAAAGATATTCGGTTAAAAAATTTGATCCTGAAAAAACAGTTTCTTCCGATGTGCTCTTCCGTATCCTTGAAGCGGCAAGACTTTCGGCGAGTTCATTGGGACTGCAGCCTTATCGGCTCCTTATTGTGCAAAGTCCAGAAATGAAGAAGGAACTCATTCCTGCCTTTTACAATCCATCGCAAATCTCAACGTGTTCGCATTTGATTGTTATTGTTTCGAAAAACAATATTGGCAATGAATATATCGGCAATTATTTTAATCATATTTCGGAAACCAGAGAAGTTCCTCTGGAAAGTTTAAATCCATTTAAAGAAAGTATCAGCAAACATATTCAGCATTTAGATTCAGAAGAAGTGATGATTTGGGCAGATAAACAGAGCTATATTGTTTTGGGAAACCTGATGTTTGCAGCGGCTTTAGAAAATGTAGATACCTGCCCGATGGAAGGATTTAACCATGAAAAAATTGATGCTGTTCTGGGAATTGATACCGAAAAAGAAAAAGTCGCTGTGACTTTAGCGCTTGGTTACCGATCTGAAGAAGACCAATTTCAGAATTTAAAAAAAGTAAGAAAACCGGATGCTAAACTGTTTAAGTTTATTTAA
- the rnhA gene encoding ribonuclease HI, which yields MGLRIEIYTDGACSGNPGKGGYGIVMKVPEKSYEKRYSQGFRLTTNNRMELLAVITALEKLKSTENDIHIYTDSKYVSDAINQKWIFGWIKKGFKNVKNPDLWKRMVPLIKAHQTTFHWVKGHAGHIENEICDQLAVKAAQTEPLQIDEFFEKQQNGGLF from the coding sequence ATGGGCCTTAGAATAGAAATTTATACCGACGGCGCCTGTAGTGGAAACCCCGGAAAAGGGGGTTACGGAATCGTGATGAAGGTCCCCGAAAAAAGCTACGAAAAAAGATATTCGCAGGGTTTTCGCCTCACAACCAACAACCGCATGGAATTGTTGGCGGTGATCACGGCTTTGGAAAAACTGAAATCCACCGAAAACGACATTCACATTTATACCGACAGCAAATATGTTTCTGATGCCATCAATCAGAAATGGATTTTCGGCTGGATTAAAAAAGGTTTTAAAAATGTAAAAAATCCTGATTTGTGGAAAAGAATGGTTCCTTTAATTAAAGCACATCAAACCACTTTTCATTGGGTTAAAGGTCATGCAGGCCATATCGAAAATGAAATCTGTGATCAACTTGCCGTAAAAGCCGCCCAGACAGAACCGCTCCAAATTGATGAATTTTTCGAAAAACAACAAAACGGCGGGCTTTTCTGA
- the dnaB gene encoding replicative DNA helicase, translated as MAQKETLSSLIHGNFAKELSISDGKMPPNAIEFEKLVIGTFLIDKKGLDYSIDLLTADVFYDPRHQEIFRVIVRLFEGNHPVDLMTVIQELKKTDKLALAGGDHYIIDLTMGVSSSAHIEYHVRVILEKFILRSLINVSANVIDSSYKESTDVFELLDKAEQSFFEITNGTIKKGFDTANTLVSQAIETIKALKDKEGISGIPSGFKDIDKETGGWQNSDLIIIAARPAMGKTAFLLSMARNIAVEHNIPMALFSLEMASVQLITRMIASETGISSEKLRKGQMSDEEWQRLFSNVSALENAPLYIDETPSLSVFDFRAKCRRLVMQHGVRIIMVDYLQLMTANSGKGGAGNREQEIAMISRSLKAIAKELNVPVIALSQLSRSVETRPGKRPMLSDLRESGAIEQDADIVSFIFRPEYYKITTWDNDEDGGESSTENQAELIIAKHRNGATADVRMSFHKNIAKFADLDLFGGGAYGYQSSNFGQQDTPGGFEKIKTTIDPGAAFDLPSNQNLSGSSMNDADDDDDFQF; from the coding sequence ATGGCACAAAAGGAAACTTTATCTTCACTAATTCATGGTAACTTCGCTAAGGAACTTTCTATTTCCGACGGCAAAATGCCCCCAAATGCAATAGAATTCGAGAAACTCGTTATCGGCACTTTTTTAATTGACAAAAAAGGACTGGATTATTCCATCGATTTACTGACAGCAGACGTTTTTTACGACCCAAGACATCAGGAAATCTTCCGTGTGATCGTCCGCTTGTTCGAAGGAAATCATCCGGTCGATTTAATGACGGTAATTCAGGAATTAAAGAAAACCGATAAATTAGCACTTGCGGGAGGTGATCATTATATCATTGATTTAACGATGGGAGTCTCTTCCAGCGCGCATATCGAGTACCATGTCCGGGTGATATTAGAAAAATTCATTCTGCGAAGTCTGATTAATGTTTCCGCCAATGTAATCGACAGTTCTTATAAAGAGTCTACCGATGTTTTCGAGCTTTTGGATAAAGCCGAACAATCCTTTTTTGAAATTACAAACGGAACCATTAAAAAAGGTTTCGACACTGCAAATACTTTGGTCAGCCAAGCCATTGAAACCATTAAAGCCTTAAAAGACAAAGAAGGAATCTCTGGAATACCATCGGGATTTAAAGATATTGATAAAGAAACCGGTGGTTGGCAAAATTCAGATTTAATTATTATTGCGGCCCGTCCGGCAATGGGTAAAACCGCCTTCCTGCTTTCTATGGCAAGAAATATTGCGGTAGAACATAATATTCCGATGGCTTTATTCTCCCTGGAGATGGCTTCCGTTCAGTTGATTACCAGAATGATCGCTTCAGAAACAGGAATTTCTTCGGAGAAATTACGAAAAGGACAAATGAGCGATGAAGAATGGCAACGTTTGTTCTCCAATGTTTCCGCTTTAGAAAATGCTCCTTTATATATTGACGAAACTCCTTCCCTTTCTGTATTCGATTTTCGGGCAAAATGCCGGAGATTAGTGATGCAGCATGGCGTAAGAATTATCATGGTCGATTATCTTCAGTTGATGACCGCAAATTCCGGAAAAGGTGGCGCAGGAAACCGTGAGCAGGAAATTGCGATGATCTCCCGTTCCCTGAAAGCAATTGCAAAAGAACTGAATGTTCCCGTAATTGCACTTTCCCAACTTTCCAGAAGTGTGGAGACAAGACCTGGAAAAAGACCGATGCTTTCTGACCTTCGGGAATCCGGAGCGATTGAGCAGGATGCCGATATTGTTTCGTTTATTTTCCGTCCGGAATATTATAAAATCACCACTTGGGATAATGATGAAGACGGCGGTGAATCTTCCACAGAAAACCAGGCAGAACTGATTATCGCGAAACACCGTAATGGTGCTACCGCAGACGTGAGAATGTCTTTCCATAAAAATATTGCCAAATTTGCCGATCTTGATTTGTTTGGTGGCGGCGCCTATGGTTATCAGTCTTCGAATTTTGGACAACAGGATACTCCGGGAGGTTTTGAAAAAATCAAAACTACCATTGATCCCGGTGCTGCTTTCGATTTGCCGAGCAACCAAAACCTTTCCGGTTCGTCTATGAATGATGCGGATGATGATGACGATTTTCAGTTTTAG
- a CDS encoding MFS transporter: protein MISLQPIQTLKIAEFRNLMTGRFFLILSFRMLATLMGWWIYKLTNDPFAIGLIGLSEVIPAVSTALYAGHVIDNSEKKKLLLICNYAYVLLIGLLVVPAFFGHSLLHFSNIQISYFIYAVIFCTGFCRAFIGPIIPSMIPKIVSKDQLPNAITLNQATFLTASVSGHALGGFLIHWIDISGTILVIVGLMIFSSIFFWFLKKHPSENSDRTMGVVESMREGIAYIYKTKEILGALCLDMFAVLFGGAVAMIPVFATDILDVGSEGFGLLNAASDIGSMCIIMTLAFVPLTKNQGKILLVAVGGFGLCIIGFGLSKLYWLSFFLLVASGMLDGISVVIRGTIVQLKTPDHIRGRVLSVNSIFIMSSNEMGQFESGVAAKLLGVVRSVVFGGTMTVLIAILVGTTVPKLRKMNY, encoded by the coding sequence ATGATTTCATTGCAACCTATTCAGACCTTAAAAATAGCAGAATTTCGGAACTTAATGACTGGCCGTTTTTTTCTGATCTTATCTTTCAGAATGTTGGCAACACTGATGGGTTGGTGGATTTATAAATTAACCAACGACCCTTTCGCCATTGGGCTAATTGGATTATCTGAAGTTATTCCCGCGGTATCAACTGCCTTATACGCCGGCCACGTTATCGATAATTCTGAGAAGAAAAAACTGCTGCTCATTTGCAATTACGCTTATGTTTTGCTCATCGGCTTATTGGTGGTTCCCGCTTTTTTTGGCCACAGTTTACTGCACTTCAGTAATATTCAGATTTCTTATTTTATTTATGCCGTCATTTTTTGCACCGGATTTTGCCGCGCATTTATCGGCCCTATTATTCCTTCAATGATTCCAAAGATAGTTTCCAAAGATCAACTTCCGAACGCTATCACACTCAACCAGGCGACCTTTCTTACCGCTTCTGTTTCTGGCCATGCTTTGGGTGGCTTCCTTATTCACTGGATTGATATTTCCGGAACAATCCTCGTGATTGTCGGATTAATGATTTTCTCCTCCATTTTCTTTTGGTTTCTGAAAAAACACCCTTCAGAAAATAGCGACCGAACAATGGGCGTGGTAGAAAGTATGCGCGAAGGAATCGCTTACATTTACAAAACAAAAGAAATCCTGGGCGCACTTTGCCTCGATATGTTCGCCGTGCTTTTTGGAGGTGCCGTCGCGATGATTCCGGTTTTCGCTACCGATATTTTAGATGTAGGATCAGAAGGTTTCGGCTTGCTGAATGCTGCTTCAGACATCGGCTCCATGTGTATTATCATGACTCTGGCGTTTGTGCCGTTAACCAAAAATCAAGGTAAAATTCTACTCGTTGCCGTGGGAGGTTTTGGCCTGTGCATCATCGGTTTTGGCTTATCCAAATTATACTGGCTCTCCTTTTTCTTATTAGTGGCCAGCGGAATGCTCGATGGAATTTCGGTGGTCATCCGCGGTACGATTGTACAACTAAAAACGCCCGATCATATTCGCGGTCGCGTCTTAAGTGTGAATTCTATTTTCATCATGTCGAGCAACGAAATGGGTCAGTTCGAAAGTGGGGTCGCGGCCAAGCTTTTAGGCGTTGTACGGTCCGTCGTTTTTGGCGGAACCATGACCGTTTTGATTGCAATTTTAGTGGGAACCACCGTTCCAAAACTTCGCAAAATGAACTATTAA
- a CDS encoding DMT family transporter: MNWILLIIGGLFETGFATCLGKAQETSGRESYFWWAGFAISLFLSMFLLYKAISVGASPIPVGTAYAVWTGIGAVGAVFMGIFIFNEPATFWRIFFVFTLIASVIGLKVVSN; encoded by the coding sequence ATGAATTGGATTTTACTCATTATTGGCGGCTTATTTGAAACCGGCTTTGCCACTTGTCTTGGAAAAGCCCAGGAAACATCCGGAAGGGAAAGTTATTTCTGGTGGGCAGGTTTTGCAATTTCTCTTTTTCTGAGTATGTTTCTTTTGTACAAAGCAATTTCTGTTGGGGCCAGTCCCATACCTGTTGGAACGGCGTACGCAGTCTGGACGGGAATCGGTGCGGTAGGAGCTGTTTTTATGGGAATATTTATCTTTAATGAGCCGGCGACTTTCTGGCGAATATTTTTTGTTTTCACTTTGATTGCTTCTGTGATTGGGCTGAAAGTGGTTTCGAATTGA
- a CDS encoding GH3 auxin-responsive promoter family protein, with translation MINFIKKNIALIWAKNHVKGTHSFKANSVKNQEELLLSLVKTAEKTLFGRTHQFENIKSIQDFQSQVPIADYEDLKPYIEKVKKGQRQILWTDTPEYFAKTSGTTSGSKYIPISKEGMPYQIAAAQSAIFHYIAQKNNADFVTGKMIFLQGSPELEEINGIQTGRLSGIVAHHIPSYLQKNRLPSLKTNLIEDWETKVDEIVKETEKENMTLISGIPPWLIMYFEKLIERNGKKITELFPNLQLIITGGVNYEPYREKMNELLGKPVDTLQTFPASEGFFAFQDDFEKEGLLLLTNHGIFYEFVPLEEYGKPDAKRLTLKEIELHKDYALILTTNSGLWAYSIGDVVRFISKDPYRILVSGRTKHFTSAFGEHVIAFEVEEALKATVGKFPAQITEFHLAPQVNSTEGLPYHEWFIEFEKEPENLENFRKNLDDEMRKRNTYYNDLISGKILQPLVITTLKKNAFQDYAKSEGKLGGQNKIPRLANDRKIGDFLETRRS, from the coding sequence ATGATCAATTTCATTAAGAAAAACATTGCTTTAATCTGGGCAAAAAATCACGTTAAAGGAACCCATTCCTTTAAAGCAAATTCAGTTAAAAATCAGGAAGAACTTTTGCTTTCTCTGGTGAAAACTGCCGAAAAAACCCTGTTTGGGAGAACCCATCAGTTTGAAAATATAAAAAGCATTCAAGACTTCCAGTCGCAAGTACCAATTGCTGATTATGAAGACTTAAAACCTTATATCGAAAAAGTAAAAAAAGGCCAGCGGCAGATTCTATGGACCGATACGCCGGAATATTTCGCTAAAACTTCAGGCACGACTTCCGGATCCAAATATATTCCCATTTCAAAAGAAGGAATGCCTTACCAAATCGCGGCGGCACAAAGCGCAATTTTTCATTATATCGCACAAAAAAACAATGCTGATTTCGTTACCGGAAAAATGATTTTTTTACAGGGAAGTCCTGAACTGGAAGAAATCAACGGGATTCAAACCGGCAGACTTTCCGGAATTGTCGCTCATCACATTCCATCTTATTTACAGAAAAACCGCTTGCCGAGTTTAAAAACCAACCTCATCGAAGACTGGGAAACCAAGGTGGACGAAATCGTAAAAGAAACCGAAAAGGAAAACATGACTTTGATTTCGGGAATTCCGCCTTGGTTGATTATGTATTTTGAAAAACTAATTGAACGGAACGGTAAAAAAATTACGGAACTTTTCCCCAACCTTCAGCTTATTATTACGGGCGGCGTCAATTATGAACCTTACCGCGAAAAAATGAACGAACTTCTTGGAAAACCTGTGGATACTTTGCAGACTTTTCCTGCGAGTGAAGGATTTTTTGCTTTTCAGGATGATTTTGAAAAAGAAGGTTTACTGCTGCTCACCAACCACGGAATTTTCTATGAATTTGTTCCGCTGGAAGAATATGGAAAACCTGACGCCAAAAGACTGACTTTAAAGGAGATTGAACTTCACAAAGATTACGCTTTAATTTTAACAACAAATTCCGGACTTTGGGCATATTCCATCGGTGATGTTGTAAGGTTTATTTCTAAGGATCCTTACCGGATTTTGGTATCGGGAAGAACAAAACATTTCACATCTGCTTTTGGGGAACACGTGATTGCTTTTGAAGTAGAAGAAGCTTTAAAAGCCACGGTAGGAAAATTTCCGGCACAGATTACAGAGTTTCACTTAGCTCCACAAGTAAATTCCACAGAAGGTTTACCCTATCACGAATGGTTTATCGAATTTGAAAAAGAGCCCGAAAATCTGGAAAATTTCAGAAAAAATCTGGATGATGAGATGCGGAAAAGAAACACATATTATAATGATTTAATTTCCGGTAAAATCCTGCAACCTCTTGTAATTACAACATTAAAGAAAAATGCTTTTCAGGACTATGCCAAGTCTGAAGGAAAGCTGGGTGGTCAGAATAAAATCCCAAGATTAGCAAATGACCGCAAAATTGGCGATTTCCTTGAAACACGCAGGAGCTAA